The following are from one region of the Luteimonas sp. MC1572 genome:
- a CDS encoding DUF885 domain-containing protein, which produces MSRPLLATSLLALALAACQAPAPSTPIGTDAAATQATSNAQDAAFAALSARFLDEGMALSPISATQVGDHRFDTEVDDLSAAGRQKSIDWARALLADLDKVDASALSRENQVDALILRNALEGTLWDMETMQSWAWDPQVYSGLAGGAIYNLMAREFAPMPERLKSAAVRMEKIPVLLAQARENLDPARVPKTHAETVARQNKGVLTLVDTFITPNADQLAGADRARLDAGVATLRKAVEEHQKWLDGTLVPNAKGEFRIGAERYDQKLKFSLNSSLSRQEIHDRATAELARVRDEMYAIAQVVLKDKPGAPATPAAPDDDQRQAAIEAALEFGYADKPARDEVVDFAKYTLDEATKFVRAKDLVTVPDDPVKIILMPEFQRGFSVAYCDSPGPLDKGLDTYYAISPIPDEWSDSQVDSFLREYNKRLIHVLSIHEAMPGHYLEGAHSANHPSTLRAVMRSGPFAEGWAVYTERVVADAGYLDNDPLFRLMQLKFYARAVANAILDQGVHVENWTKEQAMDLMVRQTFQQQSEADGKWIRAQLSSTQLATYFVGAQEHFDMRRAVEAKEGDAFDLKRYHDRVLAQGAPPVRFARQLLLDEPIQ; this is translated from the coding sequence ATGTCCCGTCCGCTGCTTGCCACTTCCCTCCTCGCCCTGGCGCTCGCCGCCTGCCAGGCCCCGGCGCCCTCGACGCCCATCGGCACCGACGCCGCCGCCACGCAGGCCACCAGCAACGCCCAGGACGCGGCGTTTGCCGCGCTGTCGGCGCGCTTCCTCGACGAGGGCATGGCGCTCAGCCCGATCTCGGCGACGCAGGTCGGCGACCATCGTTTCGATACCGAGGTCGACGACCTCAGCGCCGCGGGCCGCCAGAAGTCGATCGACTGGGCACGCGCGCTGCTCGCCGACCTCGACAAGGTCGATGCCTCGGCGCTGTCGCGCGAGAACCAGGTCGACGCGCTGATCCTGCGCAACGCGCTGGAAGGCACGCTGTGGGACATGGAAACCATGCAGAGCTGGGCCTGGGATCCGCAGGTGTACAGCGGCCTGGCCGGCGGCGCGATCTACAACCTGATGGCGCGCGAGTTCGCGCCGATGCCCGAGCGCCTGAAGTCCGCCGCCGTGCGCATGGAGAAGATCCCCGTGCTGCTGGCGCAGGCCCGCGAGAACCTCGACCCGGCACGCGTGCCGAAGACCCACGCGGAAACCGTGGCGAGGCAGAACAAGGGCGTGCTGACCCTGGTCGACACCTTCATCACCCCCAACGCCGACCAGCTCGCCGGTGCCGACCGTGCGCGCCTGGACGCCGGCGTCGCCACGCTGCGCAAGGCGGTGGAGGAGCACCAGAAGTGGCTCGACGGCACGCTCGTGCCGAACGCGAAGGGGGAGTTCCGCATCGGTGCGGAGCGCTACGACCAGAAGCTGAAGTTCTCGCTCAACTCCTCGCTGTCGCGGCAGGAGATCCACGACCGCGCCACGGCGGAGCTCGCACGCGTGCGCGACGAGATGTACGCCATCGCCCAGGTCGTGCTGAAGGACAAGCCCGGTGCGCCGGCCACGCCGGCCGCGCCCGATGACGACCAGCGCCAGGCCGCGATCGAGGCGGCGCTGGAGTTCGGCTACGCCGACAAGCCGGCGCGCGACGAGGTCGTGGACTTCGCCAAGTACACGCTGGATGAAGCCACGAAGTTCGTGCGCGCCAAGGACCTGGTCACGGTGCCCGACGATCCGGTGAAGATCATCCTGATGCCGGAGTTCCAGCGCGGCTTTTCGGTCGCCTACTGCGACTCGCCCGGCCCGCTCGACAAGGGCCTCGACACCTACTACGCGATCTCGCCGATCCCCGACGAGTGGAGCGACAGCCAGGTCGATTCGTTCCTGCGCGAGTACAACAAGCGCCTGATCCACGTGCTCAGCATCCACGAGGCGATGCCCGGCCATTACCTCGAGGGCGCGCACTCCGCCAACCATCCGTCGACGCTGCGCGCGGTGATGCGTTCGGGTCCGTTCGCCGAAGGCTGGGCGGTCTACACCGAGCGCGTTGTTGCCGACGCCGGCTACCTCGACAACGACCCGCTGTTCCGCCTCATGCAGCTGAAGTTCTACGCGCGCGCGGTGGCCAACGCGATCCTCGACCAGGGCGTGCACGTGGAGAACTGGACGAAGGAGCAGGCGATGGACCTGATGGTGCGCCAGACCTTCCAGCAGCAGAGCGAGGCCGACGGCAAGTGGATCCGCGCCCAGCTGTCATCCACGCAGCTGGCGACCTACTTCGTCGGCGCGCAGGAGCACTTCGACATGCGCCGCGCGGTGGAAGCGAAGGAAGGCGACGCCTTCGACCTCAAGCGCTACCACGACCGCGTGCTCGCCCAGGGCGCGCCGCCGGTGCGCTTCGCGCGGCAGCTGCTGCTGGACGAGCCGATCCAGTAA
- a CDS encoding alpha/beta fold hydrolase, whose translation MLPIGAATAVPPTDEALLRRAEYLDVTISPRGDYLAMRLPFDDRTVLAIVRRADGTTTATIDPGKEGYVDATAWVGDERLFATWSRKFGNVAEPYSMWSLQSIDVDGSNRRAFHGSVVDPMVHDQERVLVAECVKVLSGACQTRLREASTTGRGKLRDIVDGPVPDANFVTDRTGRPIFAHATDDDDIQRTFLRRGDAWVAVNDESTSGVEVFPIGASHDLRHGYLWSERLAGPDVIERIDLQTGARDVVASDPELTPAMLVHSFDRSEVIGVQVGTGVPALRFFDETHPHAQLYRELASAFPEDRVLVSSATRDGRKAVVHVSGDREPGTFHLLDVATGDLSLLVRSRHWLQRDTLARQVPVTIPARDGVVLHGYLTRPLAAADAPLVVLVHGGPFGVSDAWGFDEEVQMLAARGYAVLQVNFRGSGGRGRAFIESGYRQWGGRMQDDLSDSTRWAQSQPGIDPRRACIWGASYGGYAAVMATVRQPDMYACAIGVSGPYNLPTMYAWGDTRRSRWGKGRLETTLGRDGAALVENSPTQHAARIQVSLLLVQGGRDERVPPQHLREMRRALDDARRAYEVYLPREETHGFFSDTARREYYRRVFAFLGKHLPTGEGAAATAMPYGGGSTDEREGR comes from the coding sequence GTGCTGCCGATCGGCGCAGCCACCGCGGTACCGCCGACGGACGAAGCCCTGCTGCGCCGCGCCGAATATCTCGACGTCACGATCTCGCCGCGCGGCGACTACCTGGCGATGCGGCTGCCGTTCGATGACCGCACCGTGCTCGCGATCGTGCGCCGCGCCGATGGCACCACCACCGCCACGATCGACCCCGGGAAGGAGGGCTACGTCGATGCCACCGCCTGGGTGGGCGACGAACGACTGTTTGCCACGTGGTCCCGCAAGTTCGGCAACGTGGCCGAGCCCTACAGCATGTGGTCGTTGCAGAGCATCGACGTCGACGGCAGCAATCGTCGTGCATTCCACGGCAGCGTGGTCGATCCGATGGTCCACGACCAGGAACGCGTGCTGGTGGCGGAGTGCGTCAAGGTCTTGAGTGGCGCGTGCCAGACCCGCCTGCGCGAGGCCAGCACGACCGGCCGCGGCAAGCTGCGCGACATCGTGGATGGCCCGGTGCCGGATGCGAATTTCGTCACCGACCGGACCGGGCGGCCGATCTTCGCCCATGCCACCGATGATGACGACATCCAGCGCACGTTCCTGCGTCGCGGCGATGCGTGGGTCGCGGTCAACGACGAGTCCACCTCCGGGGTCGAGGTGTTTCCGATCGGCGCCAGCCACGACCTGCGCCATGGTTACCTGTGGTCGGAGCGCTTGGCGGGGCCGGATGTCATCGAGCGGATCGACCTGCAAACCGGGGCCCGCGACGTCGTGGCCAGTGACCCAGAACTGACCCCGGCCATGCTGGTGCATTCGTTCGACCGCAGCGAAGTGATCGGCGTGCAGGTCGGCACGGGCGTGCCCGCGCTGCGCTTCTTCGATGAGACGCATCCGCACGCGCAGCTGTATCGCGAGCTTGCCAGCGCATTCCCGGAAGACCGCGTGCTGGTGAGCAGCGCCACGCGCGATGGTCGGAAGGCCGTCGTCCACGTCTCGGGCGACCGCGAGCCGGGCACCTTCCACCTTCTCGACGTCGCCACCGGTGACCTCAGCCTGCTGGTACGCAGCCGCCATTGGCTGCAGCGCGACACGCTCGCGCGACAGGTGCCGGTCACCATCCCGGCGCGCGACGGCGTGGTGTTGCACGGTTACCTCACGCGACCCCTCGCCGCCGCCGACGCGCCCCTGGTGGTGCTGGTCCACGGCGGTCCTTTCGGCGTTTCCGACGCCTGGGGCTTCGACGAGGAAGTGCAGATGCTCGCGGCGCGCGGTTACGCCGTGCTGCAGGTCAATTTCCGTGGCTCCGGCGGTCGCGGCCGCGCCTTCATCGAGTCCGGCTACCGGCAATGGGGTGGCCGCATGCAGGACGACCTGAGCGATTCAACGCGGTGGGCGCAGTCGCAGCCGGGCATCGATCCGCGCCGTGCCTGCATCTGGGGAGCGAGCTACGGAGGGTACGCGGCGGTCATGGCCACGGTGCGACAGCCGGACATGTACGCCTGTGCCATCGGGGTCTCCGGGCCCTACAACCTGCCGACCATGTACGCGTGGGGTGATACCCGACGCTCGCGCTGGGGCAAGGGCCGGCTTGAAACGACCCTGGGTCGGGACGGCGCGGCGCTGGTCGAAAACTCGCCCACGCAGCATGCCGCGCGGATCCAGGTGTCGCTGCTGCTGGTGCAGGGTGGTCGCGACGAACGCGTGCCGCCACAGCACCTGCGCGAGATGCGGCGCGCGCTGGATGACGCCCGCAGGGCGTACGAGGTGTACCTGCCGCGCGAGGAAACGCACGGATTCTTCTCGGACACCGCACGCAGGGAGTACTACCGCCGGGTGTTCGCGTTCCTGGGGAAGCATCTCCCAACCGGCGAGGGCGCGGCCGCCACGGCGATGCCATATGGTGGCGGCTCCACGGACGAGCGAGAAGGACGATGA
- a CDS encoding DUF4349 domain-containing protein: protein MTARCNLLDSRRVRWLALPLVAMLAACGAQDASRSEAMDYGAASAPAPMADAAAPAAGGQEFLAYEHSAGISLAPDAIQPRLREAQAACNDGRFGACVVLNLSQQGGDYPSASLGVRIVPEGVEPMIALASAGAELGHRSTHAEDLAVVVRDNALAAERLRNERARLQEFQARRDLAVADMIALSQRLAETEAALEAIEQQAAQHRRRIDTQLLTINFQATRTQQGRNEVALAVRDIGATLATGTAWTIRAAAFLLPLVAVLGILLVLLRRWRRRRKG from the coding sequence ATGACGGCACGCTGCAACCTGCTTGATTCCAGGCGAGTGCGCTGGTTGGCGTTGCCCCTGGTCGCGATGCTCGCGGCTTGTGGTGCGCAGGACGCGTCACGGTCGGAGGCGATGGACTACGGCGCCGCCTCGGCACCGGCACCGATGGCGGATGCTGCAGCGCCCGCGGCGGGCGGGCAGGAATTCCTCGCCTACGAGCACAGCGCCGGCATCTCGCTGGCCCCCGACGCGATCCAGCCGCGGCTGCGCGAGGCACAGGCGGCATGCAACGACGGGCGCTTCGGTGCGTGCGTGGTGCTCAACCTGTCGCAGCAGGGCGGCGACTATCCCAGCGCCAGCCTGGGGGTGCGCATCGTGCCGGAAGGCGTGGAGCCGATGATCGCGCTGGCCAGCGCGGGCGCGGAGCTCGGCCATCGCAGCACCCACGCCGAGGATCTCGCCGTGGTGGTGCGCGACAACGCGCTGGCCGCGGAGCGCCTGCGCAACGAGCGTGCGCGGCTGCAGGAGTTCCAGGCGCGCCGCGACCTGGCGGTGGCCGACATGATCGCGCTGTCGCAGCGGCTGGCCGAGACCGAGGCCGCGCTGGAAGCCATCGAGCAGCAAGCCGCACAGCATCGCCGGCGCATCGACACCCAGCTGCTGACGATCAATTTCCAGGCCACCCGCACCCAGCAGGGACGCAACGAGGTCGCGCTCGCGGTGCGCGACATCGGCGCCACCCTGGCAACCGGCACGGCGTGGACGATCCGCGCGGCGGCGTTCCTGCTGCCACTCGTGGCCGTGCTCGGGATCCTGCTGGTGCTGCTGCGTCGCTGGCGCCGCCGCCGCAAGGGCTGA
- a CDS encoding peptidylprolyl isomerase, protein MSTDAGAGKPKTTQELLDASRPGDWRTPDPASTLYLDLAAGRVVIELAPDFAPEHVANIRTLAKEGFWNGLTLYRSQDNFVVQFGDITEEGVPGRPIGTAKPKLPAEFSRAAEGLAFHALPDRDGWAPETGFAAGFPAARDPHEGQAWLAHCYGTLGAGRDMAADSSNGTELYVVTGQSPRQLDRNITVVGRVLQGMEHLSVLPRGTGPLGFYEDPAQRTAITAIRLASEVPAAERTALEVLRTDTPLFDAMVESRRNRRDGWYLRPAGHIDLCNISVPVRSPPAM, encoded by the coding sequence GTGTCCACCGATGCCGGCGCCGGCAAGCCGAAGACCACCCAGGAGCTGCTGGACGCCTCGCGGCCCGGCGACTGGCGCACGCCGGATCCCGCCAGCACCCTGTACCTCGACCTCGCTGCCGGCCGGGTGGTGATCGAACTCGCCCCCGACTTCGCGCCGGAACACGTCGCCAACATCCGCACGCTGGCGAAGGAAGGCTTCTGGAACGGGCTGACGCTGTACCGGTCGCAGGACAACTTCGTGGTCCAGTTCGGGGACATCACCGAGGAGGGCGTGCCGGGCAGGCCGATCGGCACGGCCAAGCCGAAGCTCCCGGCGGAGTTCTCGCGCGCCGCCGAAGGTCTTGCGTTCCACGCCCTGCCCGACCGCGACGGCTGGGCGCCTGAGACGGGCTTCGCCGCCGGCTTCCCGGCCGCGCGCGACCCGCACGAGGGCCAGGCCTGGCTTGCCCACTGCTACGGCACGCTGGGCGCCGGACGCGACATGGCGGCGGACTCGAGCAACGGCACGGAGCTGTACGTCGTCACCGGCCAGTCGCCGCGCCAGCTCGACCGCAACATCACCGTGGTCGGCCGCGTGCTGCAGGGCATGGAACACCTGAGCGTGCTGCCGCGCGGTACCGGTCCGCTCGGCTTCTACGAAGATCCGGCGCAGCGCACCGCGATCACCGCGATCCGGTTGGCGTCGGAGGTGCCGGCTGCCGAACGCACGGCGCTCGAGGTGCTGCGCACCGACACGCCGCTGTTCGACGCCATGGTGGAATCGCGCCGCAACCGCCGCGACGGCTGGTACCTGCGCCCGGCCGGCCACATCGACCTGTGCAACATCAGCGTGCCGGTGCGCAGCCCGCCCGCAATGTGA
- a CDS encoding PadR family transcriptional regulator — MVDADATLRKFQRELSAGTVSLALLAVLSRSGEPMYGYQIAKTLERFGEGVLSGKQSALYPVLRNLEATGLLASHVEPSMAGPPRRYYRITDAGRDALRAWAAAWHATRDSVDTVLEGIP, encoded by the coding sequence ATGGTCGATGCCGACGCCACCCTGAGGAAGTTCCAGCGCGAACTGAGCGCCGGCACGGTGTCGCTGGCGCTGCTCGCGGTGCTGTCGCGCTCCGGCGAGCCGATGTACGGCTACCAGATCGCCAAGACGCTGGAGCGCTTCGGCGAGGGTGTGCTCAGCGGCAAGCAGAGCGCGCTGTATCCAGTGCTGCGCAACCTCGAGGCCACCGGGCTGCTGGCGAGCCACGTCGAACCGTCGATGGCCGGGCCGCCACGCCGCTACTACCGCATCACCGACGCCGGGCGCGACGCCCTGCGCGCGTGGGCCGCCGCCTGGCATGCGACCCGCGATTCCGTCGACACCGTCCTGGAGGGGATTCCATGA
- a CDS encoding sensor domain-containing protein, with amino-acid sequence MNTALPTSIPAYLEHLRRSLAGADPALVHDALYDAEEYLRSELAENPGMSEAEVIAAVASSYGDPDEVADIYRDTEATVETALRAPPPPQRKSLAGRFFGVAADPRAYASLFYMVLALATGIFYFTWVVAGLSMSAGLAVLIIGIPFVILFFGSVRVLSLVEGRIVEVMLGERMPRRPLYSARGRSIWRRIGDMFSDPRTWSTMLYMLLMLPLGILYFSVAATLGSVALGFIAAPLALLPGFELNVWMFGIDLPAEAPWLLPLVSLAGVLLLFATLHLARGVGRLHGRFAKHLLVKSAQYA; translated from the coding sequence ATGAACACCGCGCTGCCCACAAGCATTCCCGCCTATCTGGAGCACCTGCGCCGCTCCCTTGCGGGCGCGGACCCCGCGCTGGTGCATGACGCGCTGTACGACGCGGAGGAATACCTGCGCTCGGAGCTCGCCGAAAACCCGGGCATGTCCGAGGCTGAGGTGATCGCCGCGGTGGCGTCCAGCTATGGCGACCCGGACGAGGTTGCCGACATCTACCGCGACACCGAGGCCACCGTGGAGACCGCCCTGCGTGCGCCGCCGCCGCCGCAGCGCAAGTCGCTGGCAGGCCGCTTCTTCGGCGTGGCCGCCGACCCGCGAGCGTATGCGTCGCTGTTCTACATGGTGCTGGCGCTGGCCACCGGCATCTTCTACTTCACCTGGGTGGTGGCCGGCCTGTCGATGTCGGCGGGCCTGGCGGTGCTGATCATCGGCATCCCGTTCGTGATCCTGTTCTTCGGCTCGGTACGGGTGCTGTCGCTGGTGGAAGGCCGGATCGTGGAAGTGATGCTCGGCGAGCGCATGCCGCGCCGGCCGCTCTACAGTGCGCGCGGGCGCAGCATCTGGCGGCGCATCGGTGACATGTTCAGCGATCCGCGCACCTGGAGCACGATGCTCTACATGCTGCTGATGCTGCCGCTTGGCATCCTGTATTTCTCAGTCGCGGCGACGTTGGGCAGCGTGGCCCTGGGCTTCATCGCGGCCCCGCTGGCCCTGCTGCCGGGCTTTGAACTCAATGTGTGGATGTTCGGCATCGACCTGCCGGCCGAAGCGCCGTGGCTGCTGCCGCTGGTGTCGCTGGCCGGGGTGCTGCTGCTGTTCGCGACGCTGCACCTGGCGCGCGGCGTCGGCCGCCTGCACGGACGCTTCGCGAAGCACCTGCTGGTGAAGTCGGCGCAGTACGCCTGA
- the phaZ gene encoding polyhydroxyalkanoate depolymerase, producing MLYQLHELNRTWMAPFTELARANARIFGTDGTWLSSLPGADRASAANELLYRIGKDYEKPPFAIHQVVKDGHDVPVVEKVALDKPFCRLLRFKRYTDDAANILGMKDQPTVLVVAPLSGHHATLLRDTVRTLLPDHKVYITDWVDARMVPTEAGAFTLDDYVAYIEEFIRHIGAQRLHVISVCQPTVPVLAAVSLMAARGEPTPRSLVMMGGPIDTRESPTAVNTLATQKPLSWFSGNVIHTVPQDYPGQGRRVYPGFLQHTGFVAMNPERHFMSHWDFYSSLVQGDLDDASSHRRFYDEYNAVLDMPAEYYLDTISVVFQQHLLPRGLWDVAGERVDPSAITGTALLTIEGELDDISGQGQTRAAHVLCTGVDDAHREHLTVEGAGHYGIFSGRRWRTQVYPQVRDFIARYAAPPMAQAAPSAPVPAARKPR from the coding sequence ATGCTTTACCAGCTCCACGAGCTCAACCGCACCTGGATGGCACCCTTCACCGAACTGGCGCGCGCCAACGCGCGGATCTTCGGCACCGACGGCACCTGGCTGTCGTCGCTGCCGGGTGCCGATCGCGCGTCGGCCGCCAACGAGCTGCTGTACCGCATCGGCAAGGACTACGAAAAGCCGCCGTTCGCGATCCACCAGGTGGTCAAGGACGGCCACGACGTGCCGGTGGTGGAGAAGGTCGCGCTGGACAAGCCGTTCTGCCGCCTGCTGCGCTTCAAGCGCTACACCGACGACGCCGCCAACATCCTCGGGATGAAGGACCAGCCGACCGTGCTGGTGGTGGCGCCGCTGTCCGGCCACCACGCCACGCTGCTGCGCGACACCGTGCGCACCCTGCTGCCCGACCACAAGGTGTACATCACCGACTGGGTCGACGCGCGCATGGTCCCGACCGAAGCCGGTGCGTTCACCCTGGACGACTACGTCGCCTACATCGAAGAGTTCATCCGCCACATCGGCGCCCAGCGGCTGCACGTGATCAGCGTCTGCCAGCCGACAGTGCCGGTGCTGGCAGCGGTATCGCTGATGGCGGCGCGTGGTGAACCGACGCCGCGCTCGCTGGTGATGATGGGCGGGCCGATCGACACCCGCGAATCGCCGACCGCGGTCAATACGCTGGCCACCCAGAAACCGCTGTCTTGGTTCAGCGGCAACGTCATCCACACCGTGCCGCAGGACTATCCCGGCCAGGGCCGCCGCGTCTATCCGGGCTTCCTGCAGCACACCGGCTTCGTGGCGATGAACCCGGAGCGCCATTTCATGTCGCACTGGGATTTCTACAGCAGCCTGGTGCAGGGCGACCTCGACGACGCGTCATCGCACCGCCGCTTCTACGACGAGTACAACGCCGTACTCGACATGCCGGCCGAGTACTACCTCGACACCATCAGCGTGGTGTTCCAGCAGCACCTGCTGCCGCGCGGCCTGTGGGACGTGGCCGGAGAGCGCGTCGATCCGTCGGCGATCACCGGCACCGCATTGCTGACCATCGAAGGCGAGCTCGACGACATCTCGGGCCAGGGCCAGACCCGCGCCGCGCACGTGCTGTGCACGGGCGTGGACGATGCGCACCGCGAGCACCTGACCGTCGAGGGCGCCGGTCATTACGGCATTTTCAGCGGCCGCCGCTGGCGCACCCAGGTGTATCCGCAGGTACGTGACTTCATCGCGCGGTACGCCGCGCCGCCGATGGCGCAGGCCGCGCCGTCCGCACCGGTGCCTGCGGCGCGCAAGCCGCGCTGA
- a CDS encoding class I SAM-dependent methyltransferase: MDNKTYDRDYFDRWYRGGGIGGRQRLARKVALAVATAEYHLERPLRTVLDIGCGEGAWRAPLLKLRPAVEYLGFDSSEYAIARHGRRRNLHFARFGDFASLRPCAPADLVVCSDVLHYLEVREIDRGLPGLAELCGGVAFLETFAREDEAEGDDHDFRRRPGRFYRQRFEAAGFRALGSHCWLSPGLVPGATALELA, encoded by the coding sequence ATGGACAACAAGACCTATGACCGCGACTACTTCGACCGCTGGTACCGGGGCGGCGGCATCGGCGGGCGCCAGCGGCTGGCGCGAAAGGTGGCGCTGGCCGTGGCCACGGCGGAGTACCACCTCGAGCGCCCGCTGCGCACGGTGCTCGACATCGGCTGCGGCGAAGGCGCATGGCGCGCGCCGCTGCTCAAGCTGCGTCCCGCGGTGGAATACCTCGGCTTCGACAGCAGCGAGTACGCGATCGCCCGCCATGGCCGCCGTCGCAACCTGCACTTCGCGCGCTTCGGCGACTTCGCCTCGCTGCGGCCGTGCGCGCCTGCCGACCTGGTGGTCTGCAGCGACGTGCTGCACTACCTCGAAGTCCGCGAGATCGATCGCGGCCTGCCCGGCCTTGCCGAGCTGTGCGGCGGCGTGGCGTTCCTGGAAACCTTCGCGCGCGAGGATGAGGCGGAAGGCGACGACCATGATTTCCGCCGCCGTCCCGGGCGCTTCTACCGCCAGCGTTTCGAGGCCGCGGGCTTCCGTGCACTGGGTTCGCACTGCTGGCTGTCGCCGGGCCTGGTGCCGGGGGCGACCGCGCTGGAGCTGGCCTAG
- a CDS encoding CopD family protein codes for MQTYLWIKSAHIVLVMAWVAAAFYLPRILINLVEAGGEPSVHARLVLMGRRLYRFGHVMFGLAAVLGLVLWLGYRVIPGFPTMVAAGSGWMHAKLTLVALLFALYIACGRWLKRSAAGGVLPSTRALRWVNEIPVFVLLGIVYLVLAKPF; via the coding sequence ATGCAAACCTATCTCTGGATCAAGTCCGCGCACATCGTGCTGGTGATGGCCTGGGTGGCCGCGGCGTTCTACCTGCCGCGCATCCTGATCAACCTGGTGGAGGCGGGTGGCGAGCCATCGGTGCACGCGCGCCTGGTGCTGATGGGCCGCCGGCTGTACCGCTTCGGCCACGTGATGTTCGGGCTGGCGGCGGTATTGGGCCTGGTGCTGTGGCTGGGCTACCGGGTGATCCCGGGGTTCCCGACCATGGTCGCCGCCGGCAGCGGCTGGATGCACGCCAAGCTCACGCTGGTCGCGCTGCTGTTCGCGCTGTACATCGCCTGCGGGCGCTGGCTGAAGCGCAGCGCAGCCGGCGGCGTGCTGCCGTCGACGCGCGCGCTGCGCTGGGTCAACGAGATCCCGGTGTTCGTGCTGCTCGGCATTGTGTATCTGGTGCTCGCGAAGCCGTTCTGA